AGGGGTTGAATAGCATGAAAGTATTAGTTTTAGGAGGAAGTAGCGGCTTCTTAGGAAGTCATTTAAAGAAGAAACTCAAGGATCCAATTCAATGTGAATTTGTGTCCATGAGAGATTTAAGTTGGTCAAAGGAGAACTTTCCAACCGACTGCATCATCAATTTAGTAGGCAAAGCGCACGATTTTACAGGAAAGGCAACGGAAGAGGATTTCTTCTTTGCAAACTTTGAGCTGGCAAAAAAAGCATTTAGTATATTTATTTCCTCCCAGGCGAAGTTATTTATACATATCAGCTCCCTCGCCGCCATTGAAGAGGTAGAATCGGCCAAATCCCTCTCGGAAAATGCGAACTACAACTCCGTATCACCTTACGGTAGATCTAAACAAGCTGCTGAGGAATGGCTGTTGAGCCAAAAAATTACCTGCAGACAAGAAATTGATTATCTTGCG
The genomic region above belongs to Sphingobacterium zeae and contains:
- a CDS encoding NAD-dependent epimerase/dehydratase family protein, whose protein sequence is MKVLVLGGSSGFLGSHLKKKLKDPIQCEFVSMRDLSWSKENFPTDCIINLVGKAHDFTGKATEEDFFFANFELAKKAFSIFISSQAKLFIHISSLAAIEEVESAKSLSENANYNSVSPYGRSKQAAEEWLLSQKITCRQEIDYLASAHGAWRRR